The Clostridia bacterium DNA segment TTGATGGGCTAATACACATATCAGATCTATCCTGGGGACGAATCAAGCATCCATCAGAAGTATTATCCATAGGGGATGAAATAGATGTTAAGGTTTTGGATTTTGATAAAGAAAAAGAAAAAATTTCTCTAGGATATAAGCAGACGCTTCCTGATCCTTGGGAATATGTAGACAAAAAATATCCAGTAGGTTCTATCATCGATGGTAAAGTAGTAAGAATAGCTTCCTTTGGGGCTTTTGTTGAATTAGAGCCAGGAGTAGATGCCTTATTGCACATTTCTCAGATATCTGATAAGAGGATAGAAAAAGTGGAAGATGCTTTAAAGGTTGGAGATCAGGTAAAGGCAAAAGTTATGGAAGTCAATAAAAAGGATAAAAGAATAAGTCTTAGTATAAAAGAAACTATCGAAAGACAAACACCTAAAAACAATAAATCTGGTAACAACAAGGATAAGTTTCAAAAAGAAGAAATGAGGATATCTATCAAAGAAATGTTACCTGATTTAGATATTGAAAAATAAAATGATTTACAAAAAAAATTGTCTATGTTAAAATAGTTTATGTTGGCTATATTAACCATATGCAGGGATATACGATTCTCCGACGTTGTCTCGGCTTATGGCGTTTTAAAAATAAGGAGGTGATATTTATGGACAAACAATTAAAGCAGGAAATTATTACTAAGTACAAACTTCATGAAAACGATACTGGTTCTCCTGAAGTTCAGATAGCTATTTTAACAGAAAGAATCAACCATTTGAATGAGCATTTAAAGATCCATAAGAAAGACCATCATTCAAGAAGAGGACTGCTTAAAATGGTGGGAAAAAGAAGAGGATTGCTTAATTATTTAAAAAACAAAGATATTGAGCGATACCGAACAATCCTCAGCAAGTTAGAGCTTAGAAAATAAACGAGCGGGGAAAATTCCCGCTTTTTTTATTATTCTGTTTTAATCATGTTTTTCTATGTTTTGTGAGAAAATAGTATTTGAAAGGAGGTAGTATTATGAGTAAAGTTTTTAAAATGGAACTAGCAGGAAGAGAATTAATAATTGAAACAGGAAAACTAGCACAATTAGCAAACGGTTCTGTACTTGCAAAGTATGGAGATACTGCTATATTAGTGACTGCTACTGCTTCGGATCAGCCTAGAGAAGGGATTGACTTTTTCCCTTTGAGTGTTAATTTTGAAGAAAAGTTATATGCTGTAGGAAAGATACCTGGCAGCTTCATAAAAAGAGAGGGAAAACCTACAGATAAAGCAATATTGACTTCCAGGCTTATAGATAGGCCTTTAAGACCCTTGTTCGATAAAAATATGAGAAATGATGTGCAAATAGTAGCTACAGTTCTTTCTGTTGACCCCGATAATACCCCTGATGTCCTAGCAATGATTGGAAGTTCTGCAGCCTTATCAATTTCCGACATTCCATTTGATGGACCTACTGGCTCTGTATCAGTGGGATATATTGATAACGAGTTTGTTATCAATCCTAATAGTGAGCAAAGAGAAAAGAGCTTGCTCGATCTTGTAGTTTCAGGTACAGAAGATGCTATTACCATGGTGGAGGCTGGAGCTCATGAAATATCCGAGGATTTGATGATTGAAGCTATCATGTTTGCTCACCAAGAGATAAAAAGAATAGTAGGGTTTCAGCAAAAGATAGTGGAAGAGATAGGAAAACCAAAGTTTGAACCTCAACTTTATGAGATAGATCCACAATTGGATCTGGATGTATCAGAGTTTATATCAGATAAAATTGAAGCAGCTATACAAACACCTGATAAATCTGAAAGAGACAAAAATATAAAACTCCTTAAAAATGAGGTGTATGAAGCTTTTAGTGAAAAATATCCAGATCAGGAAAAGGATATTGATTCAGTAATTGAGGGTATAGCCAAAAAGGTTGTAAGGAAAAATATATTAGAACACGAAAAAAGACCTGACGGAAGAACCCTTAAGCAGATAAGGCCCATAAGTTCTGAAGTAGGTTTACTTCCTCGAGCGCATGGATCAGGATTATTTACAAGGGGTCAAACCCAAGTCATGACAGTAGCCACACTAGGTGCTCTGGGAGATGTTCAGATATTAGATGACATAGGGGAAGATGAAAGTAAAAGATACATGCATCATTATAATTTCCCGCCATATTCAGTTGGTGAAACAGGTGTTATTCGGGGACCTGGTAGAAGGGAGATAGGCCACGGAGCACTTGCAGAAAGAGCCCTTGAACCTATGATACCCGATGAAAACGAATTTCCTTATACCATCAGGTTGGTATCGGAAGTAATGAGTTCAAATGGTTCAACATCTCAAGCCAGCGTATGTGGTAGTACATTAGCATTGATGGATGCAGGGGTTCCAATTAAATCTCCGGTAGCCGGTATTGCTATGGGGCTTATCAAAGGTGATGAAGGAAAAGTAGCCGTATTATCCGATATACAAGGAATAGAAGATTTTTATGGAGACATGGATTTTAAAGTAGCTGGAACTGAAAAAGGGATTACAGCAATTCAAATGGATATAAAAATCAAGGGCATAGACCAAGAAATATTACAAAAAGCCCTTTATCAAGCAAAAGAAGGCAGATTGTATATATTGGATAAAATGCTGCAAGTAATAAATCGGCCTCGAAAAGAATTATCAAAATATGCACCTAAGATAATAACCACTACAATCAACCCAGAAAAAATAGGTGACGTCATAGGCCCTGGCGGAAAAGTGATCAATCGCATAATCGAACAAACAAACGTAAAAATTGATATAGAAGATAATGGGAAAGTATATATCGCTTCTTCTGATGCTGAAAATGCTGAAAAAGCGCTAAAGATCGTTGAAGGTATAGCAAAGGATGTAGAGCCAGGAGAAATCTATCTTGGAAAGGTAGTTCGCATACTTCCATTTGGCGCATTTGTACAAATTGCACCAGGCAAGGAAGGGCTTGTCCATATATCTAAACTGGCACTTGAACATGTGAAAAAAGTAGAAGATGTAGTTAAAGTAGGCGATGAAATATTAGTTAAAGTTACTGACATAGACAAGCAAGGAAGAATAAATCTTTCACGAAAGAGTTTGCTGATTGAACAGGAGAAAGCTAAACAAAAGAATAAAAAAGAAGAAAAATAATAGAAAGCATAAATCATAAAAAAGATTTATGCTTTTTGTTTTGCAAAAAACTTATATGGCTTAATATATGCAAATTTAGAGCAGTATCACTAGATTTTTTATTCTATAATAAATAAAAAAATCATGAATATACATATATTATATGTTGGATATCTGTGTTAAAGCATATATATTTATATAGGGAGTGTATCAGATTGAAAATATTTTATTTTAAACTTAAAAAAAGACATTTGCTCAATTTGATATTAATCATCTTTTTGATAATATTAGTACTGCTTTTATTTTGCAAAACACCGGTAGAAGTATTTAATGATTTATTAAAGAATCCTATCTATAAAGGGAAAGAAGATCAACCCAAAATAGCATTTGCATGCAATGTGGTATGGGGTACAGAATATATGCCCGGTATGCTGGATGTGTTTAAAGATCATAATGTTAAAATAACATTTTTTATTGGCGGTGAATGGGCTGAAGATAACCCTAAATTATTAAAAGA contains these protein-coding regions:
- the rpsO gene encoding 30S ribosomal protein S15, producing the protein MDKQLKQEIITKYKLHENDTGSPEVQIAILTERINHLNEHLKIHKKDHHSRRGLLKMVGKRRGLLNYLKNKDIERYRTILSKLELRK
- a CDS encoding polyribonucleotide nucleotidyltransferase, whose amino-acid sequence is MMSKVFKMELAGRELIIETGKLAQLANGSVLAKYGDTAILVTATASDQPREGIDFFPLSVNFEEKLYAVGKIPGSFIKREGKPTDKAILTSRLIDRPLRPLFDKNMRNDVQIVATVLSVDPDNTPDVLAMIGSSAALSISDIPFDGPTGSVSVGYIDNEFVINPNSEQREKSLLDLVVSGTEDAITMVEAGAHEISEDLMIEAIMFAHQEIKRIVGFQQKIVEEIGKPKFEPQLYEIDPQLDLDVSEFISDKIEAAIQTPDKSERDKNIKLLKNEVYEAFSEKYPDQEKDIDSVIEGIAKKVVRKNILEHEKRPDGRTLKQIRPISSEVGLLPRAHGSGLFTRGQTQVMTVATLGALGDVQILDDIGEDESKRYMHHYNFPPYSVGETGVIRGPGRREIGHGALAERALEPMIPDENEFPYTIRLVSEVMSSNGSTSQASVCGSTLALMDAGVPIKSPVAGIAMGLIKGDEGKVAVLSDIQGIEDFYGDMDFKVAGTEKGITAIQMDIKIKGIDQEILQKALYQAKEGRLYILDKMLQVINRPRKELSKYAPKIITTTINPEKIGDVIGPGGKVINRIIEQTNVKIDIEDNGKVYIASSDAENAEKALKIVEGIAKDVEPGEIYLGKVVRILPFGAFVQIAPGKEGLVHISKLALEHVKKVEDVVKVGDEILVKVTDIDKQGRINLSRKSLLIEQEKAKQKNKKEEK